From Deltaproteobacteria bacterium, a single genomic window includes:
- a CDS encoding SLC26A/SulP transporter family protein, with product MADNNSSQNPDTEKPVFSSELLGGLAAMLVALPSSIAFGVITYSSIGPEYAGIGAMAGMVGAGAMGLAAPIFGRTKGLISAPCAPSAAVLTAFIAALIAGGSGITASEILPLLVLTAIMAGIFQVVYGVIGGGNLIKFIPYPVVSGYLSAVALIIAIGQLPKLFGLPKGTHLFSGLASPELWRWEGIVIGLVTIVLMLTSHRITMRLPSAIIGLIGGVAAYFIIAAFSPALLSLDANALVIGQLKASGSFLSTVGERLSSLFSIKAETIGLIVVPALTLSVLLSIDTLKTCIGLDAITGNRHNSNKELRGQGIANLFSAFTGGMPGAGTMGPTLVNVSSGGRTFMSGLIEGGFVILAAILLGGLIAWVPIASLAGILLVIAYRMFDKGMFRLLKHRTSRFDFAVIAGVIVVALADDLIAASGVGVALAILLFLRDQIKGSVIRRKLYLNQISSKTRRLDAERAVLHRDGEKAVCCELQGNLFFGTTDQLFTQIEPDLKTKLYVIFDMRRVQSMDYTAAHLFELMHARLAKRGGRLILCHMPLALMEERDFEKYLREMGVVKRHTGVKVCDTLDYALEWTEERLLDASGIERKNEETRLKLREFHLFREFEDDIMVDLLKCMTEAEFKSGEKIVSSGDTGDELFLVRKGSVRIMLPLGGAKWHHLATVSQGDFFGELSFIDKNVRSADVVAKTPTNLYVLSRAKFNEKALANPTLGIKVFARLASAAAARLRLTDAELKSLEEG from the coding sequence GTGGCAGATAACAACTCATCGCAAAATCCCGATACCGAAAAACCCGTATTCTCAAGCGAACTACTGGGCGGCCTCGCGGCCATGCTGGTGGCTCTTCCCTCATCCATCGCCTTCGGCGTCATAACATACAGCTCTATCGGCCCCGAGTACGCGGGCATAGGCGCAATGGCCGGCATGGTAGGCGCAGGTGCCATGGGGCTTGCAGCGCCGATATTTGGCAGGACAAAGGGGCTCATCTCCGCGCCGTGCGCTCCTTCGGCAGCGGTGCTTACGGCATTCATTGCCGCGCTCATTGCCGGAGGCTCTGGCATAACCGCCTCAGAGATACTTCCGCTTCTCGTGCTAACCGCCATAATGGCCGGGATATTCCAGGTCGTTTACGGAGTAATCGGCGGCGGAAACCTGATAAAGTTCATTCCGTACCCGGTAGTTAGCGGCTATCTCTCGGCAGTTGCGTTAATCATTGCCATAGGACAATTGCCGAAACTATTTGGCCTTCCAAAGGGCACGCATCTCTTCTCTGGGCTTGCCTCGCCTGAGCTCTGGAGATGGGAGGGAATAGTAATCGGGCTTGTGACAATCGTACTGATGCTAACGTCGCACCGCATAACCATGCGGCTGCCGTCTGCCATAATCGGCCTTATAGGCGGCGTTGCCGCATATTTTATCATAGCCGCATTTTCCCCGGCGCTTCTCTCGCTTGACGCAAACGCCCTTGTCATAGGCCAGCTCAAGGCCTCGGGGTCGTTTCTTTCAACTGTAGGGGAAAGGCTCTCGTCGCTATTTTCGATAAAGGCCGAGACTATCGGCTTGATAGTAGTTCCAGCTCTAACACTTTCCGTGCTTCTCTCTATCGACACGCTAAAGACCTGCATCGGCCTCGACGCCATCACCGGCAACCGCCACAACTCGAATAAGGAACTAAGAGGACAGGGAATCGCAAACCTCTTCTCCGCGTTCACCGGAGGCATGCCCGGGGCAGGCACAATGGGGCCGACACTCGTAAATGTATCGAGCGGCGGAAGAACTTTCATGTCCGGCCTTATAGAAGGCGGCTTCGTAATCCTTGCGGCCATACTGCTTGGAGGGCTCATCGCCTGGGTGCCGATAGCGTCCCTTGCCGGCATACTTCTCGTCATAGCGTACCGCATGTTCGACAAAGGGATGTTTCGCCTCTTAAAGCACCGCACAAGCCGCTTCGACTTCGCTGTCATCGCAGGCGTTATCGTCGTTGCTCTCGCAGACGACCTGATAGCGGCCTCAGGCGTGGGTGTTGCTCTCGCAATCCTTCTATTCCTAAGAGACCAGATAAAAGGCTCTGTCATCAGAAGAAAGCTCTACCTTAACCAGATATCATCGAAGACAAGACGGCTCGATGCGGAAAGAGCAGTGCTACACCGCGACGGGGAAAAGGCCGTGTGCTGCGAGCTGCAGGGCAATTTGTTCTTTGGCACGACGGACCAGCTCTTTACACAGATAGAACCTGACCTTAAAACAAAGCTCTACGTCATCTTCGACATGCGCCGCGTGCAGTCGATGGACTACACTGCAGCGCATCTATTCGAGCTCATGCACGCGCGGCTTGCAAAGCGCGGGGGCCGCTTAATACTTTGCCACATGCCGCTGGCGCTGATGGAAGAAAGAGACTTCGAGAAGTATCTTCGGGAGATGGGGGTTGTCAAACGCCACACCGGCGTAAAGGTGTGCGACACGCTCGACTACGCGCTCGAATGGACGGAAGAGCGGCTTCTTGACGCATCCGGAATAGAGCGAAAGAACGAGGAAACAAGGCTAAAGCTTCGCGAGTTCCACCTTTTTCGCGAGTTCGAGGACGATATCATGGTGGACCTCTTAAAATGCATGACAGAGGCCGAGTTCAAATCCGGAGAGAAAATAGTATCGAGCGGGGATACAGGAGACGAACTTTTCCTCGTAAGAAAAGGAAGTGTGCGGATAATGCTCCCTCTTGGCGGCGCCAAGTGGCACCATCTTGCAACGGTATCGCAGGGAGACTTCTTCGGCGAGCTCTCGTTCATAGACAAGAACGTCCGCTCGGCAGACGTCGTGGCCAAGACGCCTACGAACCTATATGTGCTCTCAAGGGCCAAATTCAACGAAAAGGCCCTTGCCAACCCCACCCTCGGAATAAAGGTGTTTGCGAGGCTCGCATCCGCTGCCGCGGCACGGCTTAGGCTAACGGACGCTGAGCTAAAATCTTTAGAAGAGGGATAA